Proteins co-encoded in one Aspergillus luchuensis IFO 4308 DNA, chromosome 6, nearly complete sequence genomic window:
- the vtc4 gene encoding putative vacuolar transporter chaperone (Vtc4) (BUSCO:EOG09260KCW;~COG:P;~EggNog:ENOG410PFXZ;~InterPro:IPR003807,IPR018966,IPR004331;~PFAM:PF09359,PF02656;~TransMembrane:3 (o697-715i727-746o766-785i)), producing the protein MRFGEHLRSSMIKEYYWYYIAYEDLKKALKTGYVTEPTPENARPDRQAWSEDDEKHFVTLLESELDKVFNFQRIKSAEIARRIQASETEVNDVVSRLDNSSSSRSDSASNSRSSRRPPSDEDFLLLEQVLSDIIADVHDLAKFTQLNYTGFQKIIKKHDKQTGWHLRPVFAARLNAKPFFNDNYDALVVKLSKLYDLVRTKGNPVKGDSAAGGSQQNFVRQTTKYWVHPDNITELKLIILKHLPVLVFNPRKEFEEKDAAISSIYYDNTDTWELYQGRLKKTEGAEAIRLRWYGGMESDQIFVERKTHREDWTGEKSVKARFSLKEKHVNAYLSGRMTVESIFEKMRREGKKSEEEIDNLEQLAREIQYRVITRKLVPVTRSFYHRTAFQLPGDARVRISLDTELTMTREDNLDGRSRAGDNWRRMDIGVDWPFSQLPPEDVERFPYAVLEVKLQTQAGQEPPQWIRDLTASHLVEAVPKYSKFIHGTATLFPDRINLLPFWMPQMDVDIRKPATRKFGIQRPPASAPLSTTETPEDDESDEEDLNEARWVDSTNTAEATTADQEALFADTDGNALDIEERIAAQPLPGDEDYPLYDSDAESVDSDELEEARRVGGTYYYKQLAKYYVHNAGNAMVHCFTALIPRPRPTSMPPPEQNGIAVMGNKRTVKRFQAPKGKRIHVPVRVEPKVYFAAERTFLSWLEFSILLGTIAATLLNFGDDYITFGSSWAFTVLAAVALLYSLMLYVWRVDKIRKRRDVKRVYYEKWGPTVVGLGLVVIVMVNFGLRARQAGFLAKDGDLDDAPHGGEL; encoded by the exons ATGAG GTTCGGGGAGCACCTCCGATCTTCTATGATCAAGGAGTACTACTGGTACTACATTGCATACgaggatctgaagaaggctcTCAAAACCGGTTATGTCACCGAGCCTACGCCCGAAAACGCGAGGCCCGACCGCCAGGCCTGGTCGGAGGACGATGAGAAGCACTTTGTGACCCTGCTGGAGAGCGAATTGGACAAGGTCTTCAACTTCCAGCGAATCAAGAGCGCGGAGATCGCTCGTCGCATTCAAGCCAGCGAGACGGAAGTCAATGATGTGGTTTCCCGCTTGGATAATTCCTCCAGCTCTCGCTCAGACAGCGCCTCAAATTCGCGTTCCAGCCGGAGGCCCCCTTCCGACGAAGACTTCTTGTTGCTCGAGCAGGTCTTGAGTGACATCATCGCCGACGTCCACGATCTAGCAAAGTTCACCCAACTGAACTACACTGGCTTTCAGAAAATCATTAAGAAACACGAT AAACAAACTGGGTGGCATCTGCGGCCTGTCTTTGCTGCGCGACTCAATGCGAAGCCGTTTTTCAACGACAATTACGATGCGCTCGTCGTCAAGCTTTCGAAGCTTTACGACCTTGTCCGTACCAAAGGTAACCCTGTCAAGGGTGATTCGGCCGCCGGAGGCAGTCAGCAAAACTTTGTCCGCCAGACGACCAAGTACTGGGTTCATCCCGACAACATCACTGAGCTGAAGCTCATTATCCTTAAG CACCTTCCTGTGCTGGTTTTCAATCCTAGAAAAGAATTTGAGGAAAAAGATGCCGCTATTTCATCCATCTATTATGATAATACCGATACATGGGAGCTCTACCAGGGTCGCTTGAAGAAAACCGAGGGAGCGGAAGCCATCCGACTGCGCTGGTATGGTGGCATGGAAAGTGACCAGATCTTCGTGGAGCGGAAGACCCATCGCGAGGACTGGACGGGAGAGAAGTCTGTCAAGGCGCGTTTCTcactgaaggagaagcacgTTAATGCCTATCTTTCCGGTCGCATGACCGTGGAGAGCATCTTCGAGAAGATGCGCCGGGAAGGTAAGAAGAGCGAAGAGGAAATCGACAACTTGGAGCAACTGGCACGGGAAATCCAATACCGAGTCATCACGCGAAAATTGGTCCCTGTGACCCGATCTTTCTACCACCGAACCGCCTTTCAGCTTCCCGGAGACGCTCGCGTGCGTATATCTCTCGATACAGAATTGACAATGACTAGGGAGGACAACCTCGATGGTCGCAGCCGGGCGGGAGACAATTGGAGGCGGATGGATATCGGCGTGGATTGGCCTTTCTCCCAGCTCCCTCCCGAGGACGTGGAGCGCTTCCCCTATGCCGTGTTGGAGGTAAAGCTTCAAACGCAAGCGGGCCAAGAGCCACCACAATGGATCAGAGATCTGACGGCCAGTCACCTGGTCGAGGCGGTGCCCAAGTACAGTAAATTCATCCACGGCACGGCCACCCTCTTCCCCGATCGCATCAACCTTCTACCCTTTTGGATGCCGCAGATGGACGTCGACATTCGCAAGCCGGCTACTCGCAAGTTCGGTATCCAGCGGCCTCCGGCCAGCGCACCTTTGTCCACCACCGAAACacccgaggatgacgagtcggacgaggaagactTGAACGAAGCACGCTGGGTCGATAGCACGAACACGGCTGAGGCCACGACTGCCGATCAAGAAGCCCTGTTTGCCGATACCGATGGAAACGCCTTGGATATAGAGGAGCGAATCGCCGCCCAACCGCTCCCAGGTGACGAGGATTACCCGTTATACGATTCGGATGCAGAATCGGTCGATTCGGACGAGTTAGAGGAAGCGCGTCGTGTGGGTGGAACATACTACTACAAGCAGTTGGCAAAGTACTACGTCCACAATGCTGGAAATGCCATGGTACACTGCTTCACAGCGCTCATCCCGCGCCCGCGTCCGACCAGCATGCCGCCCCCGGAACAGAATGGAATCGCCGTCATGGGCAACAAGCGCACGGTGAAGCGCTTCCAAGCTCCCAAGGGCAAGC GCATCCATGTCCCCGTCCGCGTCGAGCCAAAGGTCTACTTTGCCGCAGAACGTACCTTCCTCTCGTGGCTGGAATTCTCCATCCTCCTTGGTACAATTGCAGCTACACTGTTGAACTTTGGAGATGACTACATCACCTTCGGATCGTCTTGGGCCTTCACCGTGCTGGCTGCGGTCGCCCTTCTATACAGTCTCATGCTGTACGTGTGGCGTGTCGACAAGATCCGCAAGCGCCGCGACGTCAAGCGCGTATACTACGAGAAATGGGGACCGACGGTCGTCGGTCTCGGACTGGTGGTTATCGTCATGGTCAACTTTGGTCTCCGGGCTCGCCAAGCCGGATTCTTGGCTAAAGATGGAGACCTTGACGATGCTCCTCACGGAGGCGAGCTGTGA